TATTGTGGTAACAAGAACATCACATTTGCAATACCATTTAGGTCAGTTGCAATTACTTAAATAACATTAAAAAACAACAAAATGGCAACATCAAATTATAGTACAACGATTTTAGTTGACAATTCAAAAGAAGAAGTTTTTAATGCCATCAACAATGTTCGCGGTTGGTGGCAAGGAGAAATTGACGGAAACACAGAAAACCTCAACGATGAATTTGGTTATAGCGTGCCGGGAATTCATTTTTCGAAACAAAAAATAGTTGAGATTATTCCGAATCAAAAAATTGTTTGGCTTATTACAGACAGTAAATTAAGTTTTGTAAAAGATCAAAGCGAATGGACGGGAACAAAAATTGTATTCGAAATCTCTGAAGTAAACCATAAAACACAAGTCCGTTTTAGTCATTTGGGATTAGTTCCTGAATTTGAATGTTATGGAGATTGCTCAAATGCCTGGAGTCAGCTTATCGAAAAGAGCTTATTCAGCTTAATAACTACGGGAAAAGGAGTGAACGTTTTTGGATAAAAAAAGGTGTATATTTTACACTAATATAATTGTATAAGTAATTGATTTATTTAAAGTTAAGGTTTGTATTTATAAGATTTGGCTAATCCGAAAAATGCACTTATTTTAGTGCTAAATTTCCTGTACAGAACAATCAGAATAGCTAAGAATATAAACTATACAAAGTTGAACGAGACGTCTGAATTTTACCTCTTTTATAAACATATTGCAAAGTTTTCTTCTATAACAGAAGGAGAATTTGATGATATAATGTCTTATTTTTCAAAAATTACCTTCAAAAAAGGAGATAATCTTGCAAAACTAGGCGAAAAAGTAAACCACACTTATTGGATTTCTAAAGGTCTTGCGGTGTCTAATTATATAGATAATTTGGGCAAAGAACACATTATGCAATTTGCCAATGAAGGTTGTTGGATTACAGATCAACAAGCTTTTTACAACCAGACAATTGCCATTTTTGATATTGTTTGTCTGGAACAAACTGAGGCGATTTCGATTTCATTCGAGAACAGAGAAAAATTATGTGCAGCCATTCCTAAGATGGAAAATTTTTTTCGGCGAAAAGCCAACGATAGTTTTGTAAAACAGCAAAAAAGACTTCTTACTTATATGACCAACGATGCTACTGAGCGTTTTAACCTCTTATTGAAAGAATACCCGGATTTGATACAAAGAATTTCAAAACGAAAATTAGCCGCTTATTTAGGTGTATCAAGGGAAACATTAAGCCGTTTGAAAAGATAAATTTTCCTCTTTTAAAAAAGTGACTTACATCACCATTTCTTTATCTGCATAATCTGAATTTTGTCCTGTAACATTAACAATAATTATCATGCACAACAAGTTATTTATCTCAGTAGTTGTTCTTGCAATGCTATTGTCTTGCAAGGATCAAAAAAAGGAAATTCAGAATACAGGTTTAGAAGAAGCTAAAAAAGCAATCGCAGAAAGTAATGCGATTTATTTTGAATCATTCGTAAAAAATGATTCTTCGATTTTCATCAATCGTTATGCAAAAGATGCCTGTATTATGGCGCCAAATTCAGTACAAATGTGTGGTCATGACGCTGCCGCAAAATTCTTTAGAGCGGCTTATGACAGCTACGGAATGAGAAATGGCAAATTTATTACAACGGCGGTATATGGCGACGGAATCGAATATGTAACCGAAGAAGGTTTGTGGCAATCTTTTAATGCCAAAGGCGAATTGTTTGACGATGGTAAATTTCTGGTACTTTGGAAAAAAACTCCTGAAGGCTGGAAAATGTTCCGCGATTCTTTTAGCAGTAACCGCAAATTATAAAATACAATAACTAAACCTAAAATACCAAAACCCCTTTTATGGAAAATAAAATAGTAATATACGGCGCTTACGGTCACACAGGAAAATTTTTAGTTGCTCAGCTTTATCAACAAGGTTTCAAACCTGTTCTTAGCGGACGCGATGCTGATAAGTTGAATGCTTTAAGCAAAGATTATCCGGATTTAATCACAAAAGTGGCTGACATCAATCAACCTGAATCTTTAGATAAGGCTTTTGCCGATGCCGAAATAATCGTAAACT
This genomic window from Flavobacterium sp. 9 contains:
- a CDS encoding SRPBCC domain-containing protein — protein: MATSNYSTTILVDNSKEEVFNAINNVRGWWQGEIDGNTENLNDEFGYSVPGIHFSKQKIVEIIPNQKIVWLITDSKLSFVKDQSEWTGTKIVFEISEVNHKTQVRFSHLGLVPEFECYGDCSNAWSQLIEKSLFSLITTGKGVNVFG
- a CDS encoding Crp/Fnr family transcriptional regulator → MNETSEFYLFYKHIAKFSSITEGEFDDIMSYFSKITFKKGDNLAKLGEKVNHTYWISKGLAVSNYIDNLGKEHIMQFANEGCWITDQQAFYNQTIAIFDIVCLEQTEAISISFENREKLCAAIPKMENFFRRKANDSFVKQQKRLLTYMTNDATERFNLLLKEYPDLIQRISKRKLAAYLGVSRETLSRLKR
- a CDS encoding DUF4440 domain-containing protein, yielding MHNKLFISVVVLAMLLSCKDQKKEIQNTGLEEAKKAIAESNAIYFESFVKNDSSIFINRYAKDACIMAPNSVQMCGHDAAAKFFRAAYDSYGMRNGKFITTAVYGDGIEYVTEEGLWQSFNAKGELFDDGKFLVLWKKTPEGWKMFRDSFSSNRKL